The proteins below come from a single Chryseobacterium bernardetii genomic window:
- a CDS encoding bestrophin family protein translates to MLLNKRISIGYFVRQIKYQIILIVFFAFFIGFLDDISLFKKISIPLSIPALLGTAVSLLLAFRTAQSYERWWEARTVWGAIVNDSRSFIRLVRQFVPELPEESRLVAERQIVWVYALGEALRKQVFSDKVKNYLQSHNITGTNIPNAILDKHSEQIRKIAAEGHISDFKEVQLNEVLMRLCDSMGKCERLKNTVFPRAYSILLHTLIYVFAFLLPFGLEDSQLTVEIVTTIIVPIIFITIEKTAIIMQDPFENTPVDTPMTALAQTIEINLLQMIGEKNIPAKKENDSYFEM, encoded by the coding sequence ATGTTACTCAACAAAAGAATTTCGATAGGATATTTTGTCCGTCAGATTAAGTACCAGATCATATTGATTGTATTTTTTGCTTTTTTTATAGGTTTTTTGGATGATATATCTCTATTTAAAAAAATATCTATTCCATTAAGTATCCCCGCATTGCTGGGAACGGCAGTGTCATTACTTCTGGCATTCAGAACAGCACAGTCATATGAAAGATGGTGGGAGGCAAGAACCGTATGGGGCGCTATCGTCAATGATTCAAGATCTTTTATAAGATTAGTAAGACAGTTTGTTCCTGAACTACCCGAGGAGAGCAGGCTAGTTGCAGAAAGACAGATTGTGTGGGTGTATGCCTTGGGTGAAGCATTGAGAAAACAGGTATTTTCAGATAAAGTGAAGAATTATCTGCAGTCCCATAACATTACAGGAACAAATATTCCTAATGCAATTTTGGATAAGCATTCCGAACAGATTAGAAAAATTGCTGCGGAAGGTCATATTTCTGATTTTAAAGAAGTTCAGTTAAATGAGGTTCTTATGAGATTATGCGACAGCATGGGAAAATGCGAGCGATTGAAAAATACAGTATTTCCAAGAGCTTACAGTATCCTGCTGCATACATTGATTTATGTTTTTGCTTTTTTATTGCCTTTTGGTTTGGAAGATTCTCAGTTGACTGTCGAAATAGTCACTACTATTATTGTCCCTATTATATTTATTACGATAGAGAAAACAGCTATTATCATGCAGGATCCTTTTGAGAATACTCCTGTTGATACACCAATGACAGCTTTGGCTCAGACGATTGAAATCAACCTACTTCAAATGATTGGTGAGAAAAATATTCCCGCTAAAAAAGAGAATGATTCCTATTTTGAAATGTAG
- a CDS encoding CusA/CzcA family heavy metal efflux RND transporter, with the protein MLDNIIRFSIKNKIIIGLMTLMLVIWGAWSATKLPIDAVPDITNNQVQIITVCPTLAGQEVEQLVTFPIEQSIANVPNIEETRSISRFGLSVITVVFKEDVDVYFARQLISEQLKRAAEEIPKGVGTPEMAPVSTGLGEVYQYILHPKKGSEKKYSSKELRTMQDWIVRRQLNGTPGVAEINSFGGELKQYEVAVNPNRLKAMGVSITDIFTALEKNNQNTGGAYIDKKPNAYFIRGIGIVTSIEDVKNIAVKNETGSVPIFIKDVANVGLGHAVRYGALTYNGEVDAVGGVIMMLKGANSNEVVQRVKEKIPTIQKSLPADVVIEPFLDRTDLVGRAISTVEKNLIEGALIVIFVLVIFLGNLRAGLIVASAIPLSLLFALGMMNVFGVSANLMSLGAIDFGLIVDGAVIIVEATLHHLGMRKSMKVMTQNEMDEEVFLSASKIRSSAAFGEIIILIVYIPILTLVGVEGKMFTPMAKTVGFAILGAFILSLTYIPMMSALILSKKPSHKETFSDKMMNRLQKIYQPLLEKALKIKYWLVGVTIAIFAIAVLIFGRMGGEFIPQLQEGDFAFHCILPQGSSLSQSIETSMQASRIIKQFDEVKMVVGKTGAAEVPTDPMPPEATDMIVVLKPQDEWKTKKSYEQLADEISEKLETIPGVFFEKNQPIQMRFNELMTGIRQDVAVKIFGENLDSLAIYADKTAKVIQSVQGATSPQIERVSGLPQINVEYDRTRMANYGLNIQDVNSAVSTAFAGQAAGQVFENERRFDLVVRLDSLNRTNIDDVNNLMISTNSGVQVPLSQVANVSYKLGPAQISREAGKRRIVIGFNVKGRDVESVVEDIQKKLDQQVKLPSGYYFTYGGQFENLKAASARLMIAVPVSLLLIFMLLYFTFHSFKQAALIFTAIPMSAIGGVFALILRDMPFSISAGIGFIALFGVAVLNGIVLIGTFNQLEKEGETDILKRVLVGTKTRLRPVLMTATVASLGFLPMAISTGAGAEVQKPLATVVIGGLVTATFLTLFVLPMLYIIFNTKINIKKIGNKSVATLVILGFLFLGQTFKAQQGNPLSLEEATKMALTNNNLMKSKDLDIKATEALLPTAKELPKMNADMQLGQYNSKKFDQMFSISQTIPFPSLFKAKKDLINEQVKGKQISKEVSANELAKQVRTYYYQIEYLQYNQTKLQNLDSLYTDFIRIATVRFKAGDVKKIEINTAETQKGEINLLLKQNWVYLINAYKNLKALLNTSEDFTILYDENYHPLKADYVLDSTVVARHPTVRAFYQDMEIAEKNKKVEKSLGLPDFTIGYTNQSLIGFQTVNGMDQYFNGGNRFHSATIGVSIPLTFGATKARIRSLDYQKQMAESNAKFQQKQLEAQLENALNQYQQNIKQYDYYVNQAIPNAEKITKAGQLGYKTGEISYVEYLFALQTSTNIQLKYLQSIQQVNESVIIINSIINQ; encoded by the coding sequence ATGTTAGATAATATCATAAGATTTAGCATCAAAAATAAAATCATCATAGGCTTGATGACTTTGATGTTAGTCATTTGGGGTGCTTGGAGCGCCACAAAATTACCTATTGATGCCGTACCGGACATCACCAACAATCAGGTACAGATTATTACAGTTTGCCCGACGCTTGCAGGACAGGAAGTGGAGCAACTCGTTACTTTTCCAATCGAGCAAAGTATTGCCAATGTCCCAAATATTGAAGAAACAAGAAGTATTTCAAGGTTTGGGCTATCAGTTATTACCGTTGTTTTCAAAGAAGATGTAGACGTTTATTTTGCCCGTCAGTTAATCAGCGAACAATTAAAAAGAGCTGCCGAAGAAATTCCGAAAGGTGTGGGAACACCTGAAATGGCTCCTGTAAGTACAGGTTTGGGCGAAGTCTATCAATATATTCTTCACCCTAAAAAAGGCAGTGAGAAAAAATACAGCAGTAAGGAGCTAAGAACAATGCAGGACTGGATTGTCCGCAGACAGCTTAACGGAACTCCTGGTGTTGCGGAAATTAACAGCTTTGGAGGAGAGTTGAAACAGTATGAAGTTGCAGTAAATCCAAACCGTCTAAAAGCAATGGGAGTAAGTATTACAGATATATTTACTGCTTTAGAGAAAAACAATCAAAACACCGGAGGTGCTTATATTGATAAAAAGCCGAATGCCTATTTTATTCGTGGAATCGGAATCGTTACTTCGATTGAAGATGTAAAAAATATAGCTGTCAAAAATGAAACGGGTAGTGTTCCGATTTTCATTAAAGATGTAGCCAATGTTGGCTTAGGCCACGCAGTCCGTTATGGAGCTTTGACTTATAATGGCGAAGTAGATGCAGTGGGAGGTGTAATTATGATGCTGAAAGGCGCCAATAGTAATGAAGTCGTTCAAAGAGTTAAAGAAAAAATTCCTACCATTCAGAAATCGCTTCCGGCAGATGTTGTGATTGAGCCATTTTTGGACAGAACAGATCTGGTAGGAAGAGCAATCAGTACTGTAGAAAAAAACCTGATTGAAGGAGCATTGATCGTAATCTTTGTCTTGGTTATTTTCCTTGGAAATTTAAGAGCTGGTTTGATTGTAGCTTCAGCAATTCCCCTTTCATTGCTATTTGCTTTAGGAATGATGAATGTTTTTGGGGTAAGCGCCAACCTGATGAGTTTAGGAGCTATTGATTTTGGTTTGATTGTAGATGGTGCAGTGATTATTGTCGAAGCCACCCTTCATCATCTTGGAATGAGAAAAAGTATGAAGGTAATGACTCAAAATGAAATGGATGAAGAGGTTTTCCTTTCTGCGTCAAAGATTAGAAGCAGTGCTGCATTCGGAGAGATCATTATTTTAATCGTTTATATTCCGATTCTAACTTTAGTGGGTGTTGAAGGTAAAATGTTCACACCAATGGCTAAGACAGTAGGATTTGCAATTCTAGGAGCTTTTATTTTGTCACTGACTTATATTCCTATGATGAGCGCCTTAATCTTGTCAAAAAAGCCATCTCATAAAGAGACTTTCTCAGATAAGATGATGAACAGACTCCAAAAAATCTATCAGCCACTTCTGGAAAAAGCCCTGAAAATTAAATATTGGCTTGTAGGAGTGACAATTGCCATATTTGCCATTGCAGTTTTGATTTTTGGTAGAATGGGAGGAGAATTTATTCCTCAGTTACAAGAAGGAGATTTTGCTTTTCACTGTATTTTACCACAAGGAAGTTCTTTAAGTCAAAGTATAGAAACTTCTATGCAGGCTTCAAGAATTATCAAGCAATTCGATGAGGTAAAAATGGTTGTCGGAAAAACAGGAGCTGCAGAAGTCCCTACTGATCCTATGCCGCCGGAAGCCACGGATATGATTGTCGTACTAAAACCACAGGATGAGTGGAAAACCAAGAAATCTTATGAACAATTAGCCGACGAAATTTCTGAAAAACTGGAGACCATTCCAGGAGTTTTCTTTGAAAAAAACCAGCCAATCCAAATGCGTTTTAATGAACTAATGACCGGTATCAGACAGGACGTTGCGGTGAAGATATTTGGTGAGAATTTAGATTCATTGGCAATTTATGCAGATAAAACAGCAAAAGTTATTCAATCGGTTCAGGGAGCAACTTCCCCACAAATAGAACGTGTTAGTGGACTGCCGCAGATTAATGTAGAATACGACAGAACAAGAATGGCCAATTATGGACTGAATATTCAGGATGTCAACAGTGCTGTAAGTACTGCATTTGCGGGACAGGCAGCAGGACAGGTTTTCGAAAATGAAAGAAGATTCGATCTTGTTGTCCGTTTAGACAGTCTGAACAGAACTAATATCGATGATGTAAATAACCTGATGATCTCCACCAATTCCGGAGTGCAGGTTCCTCTTTCACAGGTGGCAAATGTCAGTTATAAATTAGGTCCCGCACAAATCAGTCGTGAGGCAGGAAAAAGAAGAATTGTTATCGGTTTCAATGTCAAAGGCAGAGATGTTGAAAGCGTTGTGGAAGATATTCAGAAAAAGCTGGATCAACAGGTTAAACTTCCGTCGGGATATTATTTCACCTATGGTGGTCAGTTTGAAAATCTAAAGGCGGCGAGCGCAAGGTTGATGATTGCTGTTCCTGTGTCGTTGCTACTGATCTTTATGCTTTTATATTTTACATTTCACTCTTTTAAACAGGCTGCGCTAATTTTTACAGCCATTCCAATGAGTGCTATTGGTGGTGTTTTCGCTTTAATATTAAGAGATATGCCATTCAGTATCAGTGCAGGAATTGGATTTATTGCTTTATTTGGAGTTGCGGTTTTGAACGGAATTGTTTTGATAGGCACTTTCAACCAACTGGAAAAAGAAGGCGAAACCGATATTCTAAAGCGCGTATTGGTAGGTACCAAAACGAGGTTGAGACCCGTTTTGATGACAGCGACGGTGGCTTCATTAGGATTTTTGCCAATGGCAATTTCTACGGGAGCAGGAGCAGAAGTTCAGAAACCACTGGCAACAGTTGTTATTGGAGGTTTGGTAACAGCTACATTCCTGACATTATTTGTATTGCCTATGCTTTATATTATTTTTAATACAAAAATCAACATAAAGAAAATAGGTAATAAATCAGTTGCAACACTTGTGATATTAGGATTCTTATTTTTAGGTCAGACTTTTAAAGCACAGCAGGGTAATCCGTTGAGTCTTGAGGAGGCTACCAAGATGGCGCTAACCAACAATAACCTGATGAAGTCAAAAGATCTGGATATTAAGGCCACGGAAGCATTATTGCCTACCGCCAAAGAACTTCCTAAAATGAATGCAGATATGCAATTGGGACAGTATAACTCGAAAAAGTTTGATCAAATGTTTTCCATTTCTCAGACAATTCCATTTCCCAGCTTATTTAAAGCCAAAAAAGACCTTATTAACGAGCAGGTGAAAGGTAAACAAATAAGTAAAGAGGTGTCTGCAAATGAACTCGCTAAACAGGTTAGAACATATTATTATCAGATTGAGTACTTGCAGTACAATCAGACAAAACTTCAAAACCTGGACAGCTTATATACCGATTTTATTAGAATTGCAACAGTTAGGTTTAAAGCGGGAGATGTTAAAAAAATTGAAATTAATACCGCTGAAACGCAGAAAGGAGAAATTAATCTGTTACTCAAACAAAATTGGGTGTATTTGATTAATGCTTACAAAAACCTAAAGGCACTTTTAAATACTTCTGAGGATTTTACCATATTATATGATGAGAATTATCATCCTCTGAAAGCGGATTATGTTCTGGACAGTACTGTTGTTGCAAGACATCCTACGGTAAGGGCTTTTTATCAGGATATGGAGATTGCTGAGAAAAACAAAAAGGTTGAAAAGTCCCTAGGTTTACCGGATTTCACAATAGGTTATACAAATCAGTCACTGATTGGTTTTCAGACTGTAAATGGAATGGATCAATATTTTAACGGAGGAAACAGATTTCATTCTGCAACAATTGGAGTTTCTATTCCATTAACTTTTGGTGCAACCAAGGCGAGAATTCGTTCACTGGATTATCAAAAGCAAATGGCGGAGTCCAATGCGAAGTTTCAGCAAAAACAATTGGAAGCACAGCTTGAAAATGCTTTGAACCAATATCAGCAAAATATAAAACAGTATGATTACTATGTCAATCAGGCTATTCCAAATGCTGAGAAGATTACAAAAGCAGGGCAGTTGGGATATAAAACAGGGGAAATATCATATGTGGAATATCTTTTTGCTTTGCAGACTTCTACCAATATTCAGTTGAAATATCTGCAATCCATTCAGCAGGTCAATGAATCTGTCATTATCATTAATTCAATAATCAATCAATAA
- a CDS encoding methyltransferase family protein, protein MALKQELEKQGNWLFRYRSFLPLIILFIGLAVFIETNWNRSISECNVYYELFCLLISIFGLSIRIYTVGFTPKNTSGRNTKAGQVADELNTTGIYSIVRNPLYLGNFFMWLGLALLTESIWFIVSFVLFYWIYYERIIFAEEQFLERKFGDYYIRWTERVPPFIPNFSLFKSNQLRFSIRKVLLKEKNGLFAIFLIFTVFDISAEVMNNHLHFNNVFIIGCIVTMLLYVVLKIIKRNKGFSLEINK, encoded by the coding sequence ATGGCCTTAAAACAAGAACTTGAAAAACAAGGTAACTGGCTATTCAGATACAGAAGTTTTTTACCGCTCATCATTCTTTTCATTGGTTTAGCAGTTTTTATTGAGACCAATTGGAACAGAAGTATCTCTGAATGTAATGTTTATTATGAATTGTTTTGCCTCCTTATAAGTATTTTCGGATTAAGCATAAGGATTTACACAGTTGGCTTTACTCCAAAAAATACATCAGGCAGAAACACAAAAGCGGGTCAGGTAGCTGATGAATTAAATACGACAGGAATTTACAGTATTGTCAGAAATCCACTGTATCTCGGAAATTTCTTTATGTGGCTTGGTTTAGCTCTGTTGACTGAAAGCATATGGTTTATAGTTTCATTCGTCCTTTTTTATTGGATCTATTATGAAAGAATCATATTTGCTGAGGAGCAATTTCTTGAAAGAAAATTTGGGGATTATTATATCAGGTGGACTGAAAGAGTACCTCCGTTTATACCTAATTTTTCATTGTTCAAAAGTAATCAGCTGAGGTTCAGTATCAGAAAAGTTTTGCTTAAAGAAAAAAACGGACTTTTTGCCATCTTTCTGATTTTTACTGTATTTGATATTTCGGCAGAAGTTATGAATAACCATCTTCATTTCAATAATGTTTTTATTATAGGTTGCATAGTGACTATGCTGTTATATGTTGTTTTGAAAATAATAAAAAGAAATAAAGGGTTCTCCCTAGAAATTAACAAGTAG
- a CDS encoding efflux RND transporter periplasmic adaptor subunit yields MKIKYSIVSLALISLFAVSCGKKDTAEATTEKPKTEQAEEGAHEEGPKTIAELTEEQMKSVGVLLGQVEMKDLTSTIKANGLLRVPNDKKATVTSLYGGVIKTINFQIGDYVRKGQVLASISNPEYIQLQEQYLTVNSRISFAEQEFRRQKELFDNDAGAKKNLQSSDAELKSLRTQRASLQRQLQLMGISPGRVNNGNLRSGLVITAPISGVISNINAQIGSYVDVSSPVLEMIDNSSIHLDLQVFERDLPKMKVGQKVQFKLTNNPEIFYNATVYSIGSSFENESKTISVHANVTGNKVGLIDGMNITGVINLESATTPAVPDEAIVEADGKFYVFVQTDKKAEEHEALEKADDDHGHGHDEGEAEHGHKNEQEAGNHAKEQGKKMNFEKVEVAKGSSEMGYTAITPVVEIPKDSKIVVKGAFFVNAKLSNAGDHGH; encoded by the coding sequence ATGAAAATCAAATATAGTATTGTATCTCTAGCTTTAATTTCACTTTTTGCTGTTAGTTGCGGAAAGAAAGATACAGCGGAAGCAACAACAGAAAAACCCAAAACAGAACAAGCTGAAGAGGGTGCTCACGAAGAAGGACCGAAAACTATTGCTGAACTTACAGAAGAACAAATGAAATCTGTAGGAGTCTTACTGGGACAAGTTGAAATGAAAGACCTAACGTCAACCATAAAAGCCAACGGATTGTTGAGGGTTCCTAATGATAAAAAAGCTACAGTGACCTCTTTATATGGAGGTGTTATTAAGACCATTAATTTTCAGATTGGTGATTATGTAAGAAAAGGGCAGGTGTTGGCAAGCATCAGTAATCCAGAATACATTCAGCTGCAGGAGCAATATTTAACCGTAAACAGTCGAATATCTTTTGCAGAGCAGGAATTCAGAAGGCAGAAAGAGCTATTTGACAATGATGCAGGAGCCAAAAAGAATCTACAGAGTTCTGATGCCGAACTGAAGAGTCTGAGAACACAAAGAGCATCTTTACAGAGACAACTTCAGCTGATGGGCATAAGCCCAGGAAGAGTCAACAATGGAAATCTCCGTTCAGGATTGGTTATTACTGCTCCTATCAGTGGTGTAATTAGTAATATCAATGCACAAATAGGAAGTTATGTAGATGTTTCATCACCGGTTTTGGAAATGATAGATAACAGTTCAATTCACTTGGATCTTCAGGTATTTGAAAGAGACTTACCTAAAATGAAAGTAGGTCAGAAAGTACAGTTTAAATTAACCAATAATCCTGAAATATTTTATAATGCAACGGTTTACAGTATCGGTTCTTCTTTTGAAAATGAAAGCAAGACCATTTCTGTTCATGCCAATGTTACAGGAAATAAAGTGGGGTTGATCGACGGAATGAATATCACAGGTGTAATTAATCTTGAGAGTGCGACAACGCCTGCAGTTCCCGATGAGGCAATTGTAGAGGCTGACGGTAAGTTCTATGTATTTGTACAGACAGACAAAAAAGCTGAGGAGCATGAAGCTCTAGAGAAGGCAGATGATGATCATGGACATGGACATGATGAAGGAGAAGCTGAACACGGTCACAAAAATGAACAGGAAGCTGGTAATCATGCAAAGGAGCAGGGAAAGAAAATGAATTTTGAGAAAGTGGAAGTAGCCAAAGGCTCATCTGAAATGGGATATACTGCTATTACTCCTGTCGTTGAAATACCAAAAGATTCAAAAATTGTAGTGAAAGGAGCTTTTTTCGTGAATGCTAAATTATCAAATGCCGGAGATCACGGACATTAG